Part of the Sphingobium lignivorans genome is shown below.
CGCCCGCGCCATCGCCACCGCGGCGGGACCAATCGCGCCGATCGCGTCCGCATCGAGCTGGAGGAAGCTGGTCCGCTTCATGAAATCCAGCACGGAGAGGCCCGACGAGAAGCGCGCGCGCCGCCCGGTGGGCAGAACGTGATTCGGCCCGGCGACATAATCCCCGATCGCTTCCGGCGTCATTCGGCCGAGGAATACCGAGCCGGCGTGCCGCACCCGGTCGAACAGCGGCTGCGGCTCGTCCACGGCCAGTTCGAGATGCTCGGGCGCCAGCCGGTCGACGAGCGGCATCGCATCCTCAAGCCTCGCGACGTGAATGATCGCGCCATTGGCCTCCCAGCTCTGCCGTGCCCGCGCGCCGGTGGCCAGCACCCCGAGCTGTCGCTCGACGGCCGCCGCCACGGCATCGGCAAAGGCAGCGTCGTCCGTGAACAGGATGGACTGGCTTGTCGGATCATGCTCGGCCTGGCTGAGCAGATCGGCGGCGATCCAGTCAGGATCGTTCTGGCCATCGGCAACGACCACGATCTCGGAAGGGCCCGCCACCATGTCGATACCCACGACGCCGTAGACCTGCCGCTTGGCCTCCGCCACCCAGGCATTGCCCGGGCCGACGATCACGTCGACCGGCGCGATCCTTCCGGTGCCATAGGCCAGCGCGGCGATCGCCTGCGCCCCGCCCACGCGCCAGATCTCGGTCACGCCCGCGATGTGCGCGGCTGCCAGCACGGCCTGATTGAGCTGCCCGCCCGGCGTGGGCGACATCATGACGATGCGCTCCACGCCCGCGACCTTTGCAGGAATGGCGTTCATCAGCAGCGAGCTGGGATAGGCCGCCAGACCGCCCGGGACATAGATGCCGGCTGCTTCCACCGCATTCCACCGCGCGCCAAGGCGAACGCCCGCCGCGTCCGTCCAGCCGCTGTCACCCGGCTTCTGCTTCTCATGATAGGCCGCGATCCGCTCCGCCGCGAGCTCCAGCGCCGCGCGCAAATCCGCGTCGATCGCCTCATAGGCCGCGGCGGTCTGCTCCACGGGGATCGTCCAGCCATGCGCATCGAGATCGAAGCCGTCGAACCGGCCAGTCAGCGCGGCAAGCGCCGCGTCCCCCTGCGTCCGCACCTGCGCGATGATCCCGCGCACGGCCTGGGCCACGTCCTCGTCCGCCTCGCGCCGGGCATTGACGAGCTGCTCGAACGCTTCGGCGAAGCCGGTCCCGGCAACATCCAGCCTAAGCGGCATGGCTTGCCTCCACGGCGGCGCGGAAGCGCTCGACCATCGGCACCAGCTCTGCGGCCCGCATCTTCATGGCGGCGCGATTGACGATGAGCCGCGCCGAAATGTCCATGATGGTGGCCGTCTCGACGAGGCCGTTCGCGCGAAGCGTCGCGCCGGACGAGACGAGATCCACGATCCGGCGCGAGAGGCCAAGCGAAGGCGCCAATTCCATCGCGCCGTTGAGCTTGACGCACTCGGCCTGGATGCCCTGCGCTTCATAATGCGCCCGGGTGAGATGCGGATATTTGGTGGCGACGCGCACATGGCTGGCGACCCCGGGGTCCTCGGGCGGCGCGTCCACGGGCTCGGCGATGGAAAGCCGGCAATGGCCGATCTGCAGGTCGACCGGCGCATACAGCTCCGAATAGCCGAACTCCGCAATCACGTCCGATCCCACGATGCCGATCTGCGCCGCGCCATGGGCGACAAAGGTCGCCACGTCGAAGGCGCGCACGCGAATGATGGAAAGGCCGTCCACATTGGTCGCGAACCTGAGCGCGCGGCTTTCCTTGCGATGGAACTCGGCTTCCGGCTCGATGCCCGCCCGCGCGAGCAGCGGCAGGGCCTCGTCGAGAATGCGTCCCTTGGGAATGGCGAAAGTGATCGGCCGGGTCATGACCGGCGCGCCTTAGGCGCTTGCGCGGAAAACTGCAATTGCGCGCGATCGGCGGGCACGCATGGCCGCCGATCGCGCGCCTTGTGGTTCAGGCAAAGGCGACCGCGGTGCGACGGCGGCGCAGTGTCGATCCGGCAAGGGCAAAGCCGCCGATCATCATGGCCCAGCTGGCGGGCTCGGGCACCGCCCCGGGCACGCTCCCGTCCAGATGCGTCACCCGCACATTATCGAGCAGCGCACCGTAGACGCGGCCCCCGCCGGTATAGGTGCTGAGGAACGACAGGGTCGAGCTGGACGAAAGCGCCACGAAATCGAAGCTGTGCGTCGTCCAGGGACCGCCCTGCCCGATCGGGTGCAGGCTCGTATCATAGCCGAACTCCTGCGAGAAGCCGGCTACCTCGACCAGCAGGTTCTTCATGCCGATGAAGCCATCATAGACATTGGCATTCATGTCGAACGTCACGGTGTAAGTGCCGCCCGCCAGCGTGTCGAAGCTCTGGCTGATGCCGCCGACCTGGCCGGTGGAGCCGTTCATGTCGATCGAATTGATGCCATCGGACGCCACGAAATCGGGATTGAGATAGCCCCCGTGGATAAGGTCGACGGCGCCGGTGAAGACCGTCCAGCCACCGAGATTGGATCCTGCGCTGTAATTGCGGTAGCTGTTTACCGGAGCATCGATGTCCTCGAAGCTTCCGTTCGTGAAGGGCGCGGCCTGCGCGGCGCCGGCGAGCATCGTTGCGCCGAGCATGGCGATCATGAGCCTGTTCATCTGCTGTCTCCCACTTGCGATGTTGTGCGACGGGATCGTTAGGGACGCGCGGCATCCGATCCCAATGACAAAGCCTGTTAGAGATGTGACGGCGCGTGGCGGCTGTCCCGATGTGATACCCCGACGACAGGGCCCGACCGTCACAGGCCGCGTGGATGCGTTCCAGTGAAACGCCTCCCGAGTCTCCGGGAGGCCGAGAGGGGTGAAATGGGTTGGACGCGACGGACCGTGCGAGACCTCCACGACGGCCCGACGATGCCGGTCCAACACTGCGCTGCGCCTCGGAAGTTTACGAAGATGACGATACGTCCGTCTCATCTTCCGCTTCCCTGAACTTTGCGGCGCTGCAAATCAGGTGGACGCCAGAGTCTGTTCCGGCGCGCCTGCAGCGCGCGGACGATGGAAACCTCAAATGAGAAAGAGCCATTCATTGCCTCCCGCTTTGGCCTGTCGCCTGTCGCCTGTCGACGGGAGAGGCGCCCGGCAGGGCTGCCATGGCAGAGGGCCTGTAGGACAGGGAAAAGCGAGGCGGACGGAGAATGGAGAGGAAACCACCCGCACCTGCGCGCGCCACGACGACCCTGCGGTGCCTCTCGCTGCGCGTGCTGGGAACGGGGCGGGCACCTTCCGTCCGCAAGAATATCGCGTCCGCCCCGACCGCCTTTCGGCCGAGAAAGCTCAGGAAATCGAGGCCAAGCCGTGCACTCGCATCCGGCCCCCCCGCTTGGCTGTTCGCAACGCATCCTGAACTCGCGCGTTGGAGCCGAGTAACGAACGAAGGAGAATCGATATGGGCAAGGGACTTCTGCTTTGGCTGGTGGGCGTGCCGCTGCCGATCGTCCTCATTCTCTGGTTCCTGTTCTTCCGTTAAAGGAAGCGGCCGGCACAGTCATGTGCCGGCCAAGGCCGTCAATCCTCGAACGGATCGCGCACCAGGATAGTGTCTTCCCGCTGCGGTGAGGTGGAAACGCTGGCGACGGGACACTCGATCAGCTCCTCGATGCGGCGGATATATTTGATTGCCTGCGCCGGAAGATCGGCCCAGCTCCGGGCGCCCACGGTTGTCCCTTCCCAGCCCTCCATCTCTTCATAGACCGGCTCGACCGCGGCCTGATCGGCGGCATGGGCGGGGAGATAATCAATGATCTCGCCATTGAGGCGATAGCCGGTGCAGATGCGGATAGTCTCGAAACCGTCCAGCACGTCGATCTTGGTGAGAGCGATGCCGGTAACCCCGCTCAGCGCGCAGGTCTGGCGTACCAGCACTGCATCGAACCAGCCGCAGCGGCGCTTGCGCGCCGTCACAGTGCCGAACTCGTGCCCGCGCGTCCCGAGACGCTCGCCGATCTCGTCCTCGAGTTCGGTGGGGAACGGGCCCGAGCCCACGCGCGTGGTATAAGCCTTGACGATGCCCAGCACGAAGCCGGCCGCATTGGGGCCCATGCCCGACCCGGCCGCGACAGTGCCGCTCACCGTGTTCGAGCTGGTCACGAACGGATAAGTGCCATGGTCGACATCGAGCAGCACGCCCTGCGCACCCTCGAAGAGGATGCGCCGGCCGGCCTTGCGCACGTCGCGCAGGCGCTTCCACACCGGCTCGGCATATTGCAGCACGAACGGCGCGATCTCGCGCAGCTCCGCGACCAGCGCCGCCCGGTCGATCGGCGGCTCGCCGAAGCCGGCGCGCAGCGCGTCATGATGCGCGCAGAGCCGATCGAGCTGAGGCTCCAGCGCATCGAGATGGGCGAGGTCGCACACGCGGATCGCGCGGCGGCCGACCTTGTCCTCATAAGCGGGGCCGATGCCGCGCCCGGTGGTGCCGATCTTGCCCTTACCCGCCGCCGTCTCGCGCAGCCCGTCGAGATCGCGATGGAAAGGGAGGATCAGCGGGCAATTGTCCGCCACCGCGAAGTTGGAGCGATCGACCTTGACGCCCTGCCCCTCCAGCTTTTCGATCTCTGCCTTCAGGGCCCAGGGATCGAGCACCACGCCATTGCCGATGATGGACAGGGTGCCGGTGACGATGCCGGACGGCACGAGGCTGATCTTGTAGACCTGCTCGCCGACAACGAGCGTGTGCCCGGCATTGTGCCCGCCCTGAAAGCGCACCACGCAGTCCGCGCGGCTTGCCAGCCAGTCGACAATCTTGCCTTTGCCTTCATCGCCCCACTGGGCGCCGATCACGGTGACGTTTGCCATGGATATGCTTCTCCGCCCTGCCGAGCGGATCCGGACCACCCTTCGACAGGACTCGATGGTCGGATTGGATCATGTCGGGCTCCCGGCCCGGTCCGGCGGCGCGTTTGCCTGCGGGGCGGGCGGAAGTCAAGGCACAGGGGCATCGCTCCCTTGCCATGGCAGGGGCCACCCGGCCTCCATGCCGACGTGGGGGGTCATCCCCGTTTGGCTATGCGGCGGCGTTACACTTTGTCACCCTTCCCACTCTTCTGGCAGAAGGCCCACGCGCTTATCCGGGCTGTGGAAAGGACCGAACAGGAGCCAGATTCGATGCGCCGTGCTACCCCCGCCATGCTCGCCCTCGCGCTTGTCACGCTGTTGGGGACACTCGCGCCGCCGGTGCAGGCCGGTTTGCGCGAGCGGTTCGCTGCGCAGATCGAGGCGGACCGGACCCCCGACGGGCGGGAAATGGCCTATGGCATCGATCCCTTGCAGACGCTGGCCTTCTGGCCCCCCGCCGGTGCGAGCGCCCGCCCCGCACCGCTGATCGTCTTCGTGCATGGTGGCGGCTGGCGCCATGGCGACAAGACCAATGCCACCGGCAAGGCCAAGGTCGCGCATTATCCGGCACAAGGCTATGCCCTGGCATCGATCAATTACCGGCTCGTGCCGGGCGCGCGGGTCGAGGATCAGGCGCAGGACGTCGCCGATGCCGTCGCCTGGCTGATCGCTCATGCCGGGGAACTGGGCATCGATCCCGCCCGGATCGTCCTGATGGGCCACAGCGCCGGCGCGCATCTCGTGGCGCTCGTGGGCACCGATCCGCGCTATCTGAAAGCCGCCCGCCTCGACCAGCGTGCCATCGCGGGCGTCATTCCGATCGACGGGGCGGCCTATGACGTGCCGAAACAGGTCAAGGTCGGCACGCGGTTCATGGGTGACATCTACGCGCAGGCCTTCGGCACCGACCCTGAACGCCAGCGGGCCCTTTCGCCCACCTTGCAGGCCGGGGCACCCAATGCCCCCGCGTTCCTCATCCTCCATGTCCAGCGCCGGGATGGCATCGAGCAGTCGCGCGGCCTGGCCGAAGCGCTGCGCGCGGCCGGCACACCGGTCGAGATCGCGAGCTTCGAGGGACGTGGCCTGCAGGGGCACATGGACATCAACCGGAAGCTCGGCCTCGCGGATTATCCGGCAACGGCGCGCGTGGACAGCTGGCTCAAGGACCTGCTGGGCAAGCCTGTGCAGCGCTGAGCACGGCTGAGGCCGCTTGCCCGGCAGAGCCTGCGCGGTCGCGCGGTGGCCATCAATCATTGTCAGAACTGGGGAGAATTACCTATTCTGGGGAGATGGAGCGCGCGATATGGCCGCTCTTGCACCCGGGATGGATCCCCGGCGCCGCACTTTCGTTTTGTGACTGCCCGCGGCCGGGACGGTGCGGGGTCGGAACCAGAGGAGGACCAGGATGCGTCTGTTACTGATCGGCATCGCCACGCTTTCGCTCGCCGCATGCGGCGGCACGCCCGAGAACAGCGTCGAGAACGCCGCCATTCCTGCTGCGGAGAACGCCGAGAATGCCGTCAATTATGTGGCGGAAATCGGCAATCTTTCGGATACCCAGCAACAGGCCGTGTTCTTCCGCGCCATTCGCGACGCCGGCATTGCGTGCCGCGATGTCACCAGCGTCGAGCAGATCGAGCCGCAAAATGGCGTGCAGACCTGGCGCGCGCAATGCGACCAGGGCGGCCAGCATCTCATTCAGGTGCTGCCGGACGGCTCGGCACAGGTTGTGAGCCGCACGGAGCCCTGAAGTCGGAGGCCTTGGCCGGCGCCGTTAAATGCGGCGTCAGGCAGCTACCAGCGCTGCGCTCTGGGTCTGCGCGATCCAGCCGCCGCCCAGCACGCGATCGCCGCGATAGAGGACGGCTGCCTGGCCCGGCGCCACGCCATATTCCGGCGTGTCGAACACCAGCCGCTCGTCTTCGAGCCGCGCCGGCACGGGGCGCGCCATGGAGCGCACCTTGGCGCTGAGCGGCCCGTCCGGCTCCCCGCCGATCCAGTTGATCTCCTCCAGCCAGGCCGCCTCGACCGCCAGGGCCGCCCGCGGGCCGACGATCACACGCCGCGCCGCCGCATCGAGCCGCACGACATAAAGCGGCTCGGCCTGGCCGCCGATCTCCAGCCCCCTGCGCTGGCCGACCGTGTAGTGGATGAGGCCCTTGTGACGCCCCAGCACCCGCCCATCGACATGCACGATCTCGCCATCGACATCCGCATCGGGACGAACCTTGCGCACCACGCCGGCATAGTCGCCATCGGGCACGAAGCAGATGTCCTGACTGTCCGGCTTCATCGCGACCGCCAGCCCCAGCTCCCGGGCAATGGCGCGCACCGCCGACTTCTCCATCCCGCCAAGGGGAAAGCGAAGATAATCGAGCTGGTCCTGCGTGGTGGCGAAGAGAAAATAGCTCTGGTCGCGCGCGGGATCGATGGCGCGATGCAGCTCCGGGCCCTGCGCCCCGATCACGCGGCGCACATAATGGCCGGTGGCGAGGCAGTCCGCACCGAGATCGCGCGCGAGCGCGAACAGATCCGTGAACTTGACGCCCATGTTGCAGCGGACACACGGAATGGGAGTCCGGCCGGACAGATATTCATCGGCAAAGCCCTCGATCACCGATTCCCGGAAACGGCTCTCATAATCAAAGACATAATGCGCGATACCGAGGCGATCGGCCACAGCGCGCGCGTCGCGGATATCCTGCCCGGCACAGCAGCTTCCGCTGCGGCCCACGGCGGCGCCATGATCGTAAAGCTGCAAGGTTACGCCGATGGTCTCTGCGCCCGAGCGGGCGGCGAGCGCGGCGACGACGCTTGAATCCACGCCGCCGGACATGGCGACGACAATGCGCTTGCCGGCCAGCGGCTGCTCAAGCTGAAAAAGCGGGTCCATGTCGCGCCATATAGGATGCAGCAGGCCAATGGGCCAGCGCAGGCGTGCATGCGCCGGACAGCCTCTAAAGGCCATGCTTGATAACCAACCCTAACAATGCGTGACCAAGGCTTTTACGCTGACTTATCCTTTGGCTGCTAACCAGTGCCCATGGGCATAAGTGTCAACACCTATGATCAGAGACAGGCTGTAAACCTGGCAGGCGGACGCGGGACCCGGATTCCGGACCTGCGCCTGCTTCTCGCCGTCCATGCGGCGCGCCAGGCAACGGGTCATACAGCCCGGATCGTCCGCGAATCCGACCTCCCGGTCGGAACCGGGGACGAACCGGCAAGACTGGCTCTGATCTTCGCTCCGGCGAGCACGTCCCCTGCCGTTCTGCGGCGGCTGGGCGGCGCGTTCAATGCAGCGGTCGCGGCACATATGGCGAGGGGGACCAGTGGTGAAGACGGGATTTACTCTGCGGTTTAGCCAAGGAGAAAATCTTTGATGCCAACAGCATCAAGACGAGGAATGTGAAAACCGAGCCCATCGGTGAAGAGGAAAGAATGATAGAAAACCAAAAAATTCGCCCTTCTCAGGTCGTCGGCCCCCTTGGGGAGCCGCTGACCCTGGAGTCGCTCCCCTCCCCCAACACGAGCCGCTGGGTCGTGCGACGCAAGGCGGAAGTCGTTGCGGCCGTCAATGGCGGCCTGCTGACGGTCGACGAGGCTTGCGAGCGCTATTCGCTCACGCTCGAGGAATTCGCGAGCTGGCAGCGCGCGGTCGATCGATCGGGCATGCCTGGCCTGCGGGTGACCCGGATCCAGCACTATAAATCGCTTTACGAACGCCAGCAGCGTTACTGATCTTTCAACGAGATCCGGGGTGAGCGCTCCCACCGCTCGCCCCGGCTTTTCCTCTGCCTTTCACCGGTTCAACCCCGGACAAGCCCCTCGAAATCGTGCGTCGCCTGTGCCAATGACACGGGAAAGACAATGCCGCACCGCAGGAGGGGGCCATGCCACGCGTCGCCGTGACGTTTCCATATTTCGATTTCTTCCCGGACCTGCGCGCTGAACTCTCCGCCCGGTATCCCGGCACGAAATTCCCCGATCATCGCCGCGTCCTCGAAGGGCAGGAACTCATCGATTTCCTGCAGGGCTACGACACCGCCGTCATCGGCGTCCAACGCTATGAAGAAGCCGTGCTGAAGGCTTGCCCGGAACTGAAGGTCATTTCGCTTTGCTCCGCGGGCGTCGATCATATCGATCCCGCGCTGCTGCGGAA
Proteins encoded:
- the hisD gene encoding histidinol dehydrogenase, with translation MPLRLDVAGTGFAEAFEQLVNARREADEDVAQAVRGIIAQVRTQGDAALAALTGRFDGFDLDAHGWTIPVEQTAAAYEAIDADLRAALELAAERIAAYHEKQKPGDSGWTDAAGVRLGARWNAVEAAGIYVPGGLAAYPSSLLMNAIPAKVAGVERIVMMSPTPGGQLNQAVLAAAHIAGVTEIWRVGGAQAIAALAYGTGRIAPVDVIVGPGNAWVAEAKRQVYGVVGIDMVAGPSEIVVVADGQNDPDWIAADLLSQAEHDPTSQSILFTDDAAFADAVAAAVERQLGVLATGARARQSWEANGAIIHVARLEDAMPLVDRLAPEHLELAVDEPQPLFDRVRHAGSVFLGRMTPEAIGDYVAGPNHVLPTGRRARFSSGLSVLDFMKRTSFLQLDADAIGAIGPAAVAMARAEGLPAHAASVAVRLARQES
- a CDS encoding adenylosuccinate synthase, producing the protein MANVTVIGAQWGDEGKGKIVDWLASRADCVVRFQGGHNAGHTLVVGEQVYKISLVPSGIVTGTLSIIGNGVVLDPWALKAEIEKLEGQGVKVDRSNFAVADNCPLILPFHRDLDGLRETAAGKGKIGTTGRGIGPAYEDKVGRRAIRVCDLAHLDALEPQLDRLCAHHDALRAGFGEPPIDRAALVAELREIAPFVLQYAEPVWKRLRDVRKAGRRILFEGAQGVLLDVDHGTYPFVTSSNTVSGTVAAGSGMGPNAAGFVLGIVKAYTTRVGSGPFPTELEDEIGERLGTRGHEFGTVTARKRRCGWFDAVLVRQTCALSGVTGIALTKIDVLDGFETIRICTGYRLNGEIIDYLPAHAADQAAVEPVYEEMEGWEGTTVGARSWADLPAQAIKYIRRIEELIECPVASVSTSPQREDTILVRDPFED
- the mnmA gene encoding tRNA 2-thiouridine(34) synthase MnmA yields the protein MDPLFQLEQPLAGKRIVVAMSGGVDSSVVAALAARSGAETIGVTLQLYDHGAAVGRSGSCCAGQDIRDARAVADRLGIAHYVFDYESRFRESVIEGFADEYLSGRTPIPCVRCNMGVKFTDLFALARDLGADCLATGHYVRRVIGAQGPELHRAIDPARDQSYFLFATTQDQLDYLRFPLGGMEKSAVRAIARELGLAVAMKPDSQDICFVPDGDYAGVVRKVRPDADVDGEIVHVDGRVLGRHKGLIHYTVGQRRGLEIGGQAEPLYVVRLDAAARRVIVGPRAALAVEAAWLEEINWIGGEPDGPLSAKVRSMARPVPARLEDERLVFDTPEYGVAPGQAAVLYRGDRVLGGGWIAQTQSAALVAA
- the hisG gene encoding ATP phosphoribosyltransferase → MTRPITFAIPKGRILDEALPLLARAGIEPEAEFHRKESRALRFATNVDGLSIIRVRAFDVATFVAHGAAQIGIVGSDVIAEFGYSELYAPVDLQIGHCRLSIAEPVDAPPEDPGVASHVRVATKYPHLTRAHYEAQGIQAECVKLNGAMELAPSLGLSRRIVDLVSSGATLRANGLVETATIMDISARLIVNRAAMKMRAAELVPMVERFRAAVEASHAA
- a CDS encoding DUF1153 domain-containing protein produces the protein MIENQKIRPSQVVGPLGEPLTLESLPSPNTSRWVVRRKAEVVAAVNGGLLTVDEACERYSLTLEEFASWQRAVDRSGMPGLRVTRIQHYKSLYERQQRY
- a CDS encoding choice-of-anchor C family PEP-CTERM protein, whose translation is MNRLMIAMLGATMLAGAAQAAPFTNGSFEDIDAPVNSYRNYSAGSNLGGWTVFTGAVDLIHGGYLNPDFVASDGINSIDMNGSTGQVGGISQSFDTLAGGTYTVTFDMNANVYDGFIGMKNLLVEVAGFSQEFGYDTSLHPIGQGGPWTTHSFDFVALSSSSTLSFLSTYTGGGRVYGALLDNVRVTHLDGSVPGAVPEPASWAMMIGGFALAGSTLRRRRTAVAFA
- a CDS encoding alpha/beta hydrolase; protein product: MRRATPAMLALALVTLLGTLAPPVQAGLRERFAAQIEADRTPDGREMAYGIDPLQTLAFWPPAGASARPAPLIVFVHGGGWRHGDKTNATGKAKVAHYPAQGYALASINYRLVPGARVEDQAQDVADAVAWLIAHAGELGIDPARIVLMGHSAGAHLVALVGTDPRYLKAARLDQRAIAGVIPIDGAAYDVPKQVKVGTRFMGDIYAQAFGTDPERQRALSPTLQAGAPNAPAFLILHVQRRDGIEQSRGLAEALRAAGTPVEIASFEGRGLQGHMDINRKLGLADYPATARVDSWLKDLLGKPVQR